Proteins from a genomic interval of Lelliottia amnigena:
- the umuC_2 gene encoding DNA polymerase V UmuC produces MFALVDVNSFYTSCETVFRPDLQGKPVVVVSNTDGCIISRSAEAKALGISMAVPYFQLKEELKRQKVQVFSSNYALYADMSRRVMTILEEMAPRAEIYSIDEAFLDLTGISNCVGLEQFGQEIRQRLLKETGLTVGVGIAPTKTLAKLANHAAKTWKQTGGVVDLSNVDRQRKLLALVPVSEVWGVGRRISKKLNLMGIETALHLAECSSWVLRKHFNVVLERTSRELRGEKCLGLEEFSPTKQQIICSRSFGKRITEYNDMHQAICTYAERAAEKLRQEKQFCRFISVFIRTSPHAQDEVSYGNQASGRLMTPSNDTRDIIRVATEALNQIWDNGHRYMKAGVMLSDFFSQGVAQLNLFDEHQPQANSSALMQVVDRLNRTGRGSVWFAGQGAQKSWAMKREMLSPCYTTRYSDLPVAK; encoded by the coding sequence ATGTTCGCGCTCGTTGATGTCAACAGCTTTTACACCTCCTGCGAGACCGTTTTTCGCCCCGACCTCCAGGGCAAACCCGTCGTCGTCGTTTCAAATACCGATGGCTGTATCATTTCACGTTCAGCAGAGGCAAAAGCATTGGGTATCAGCATGGCGGTTCCTTATTTCCAGTTGAAAGAGGAGCTGAAGCGCCAAAAGGTACAGGTTTTTAGCTCTAATTATGCGCTGTATGCCGATATGAGCCGTCGGGTGATGACCATTCTTGAAGAGATGGCACCCCGAGCGGAAATTTACTCGATTGATGAGGCCTTTCTTGATCTGACTGGCATCAGCAACTGCGTTGGCCTGGAGCAGTTCGGGCAAGAAATTCGCCAGCGCCTGCTTAAGGAAACCGGCCTGACGGTTGGCGTGGGGATTGCCCCCACAAAGACGTTGGCCAAGCTAGCTAACCATGCGGCAAAGACCTGGAAGCAAACGGGTGGCGTGGTGGATTTGTCGAACGTTGATCGCCAGCGCAAGCTGCTGGCGCTGGTTCCCGTTAGCGAGGTCTGGGGCGTCGGGCGTCGGATCAGCAAAAAACTGAATCTGATGGGGATTGAAACTGCCCTGCACCTGGCGGAGTGTTCCAGTTGGGTTCTACGAAAACATTTCAACGTTGTACTGGAAAGAACCTCGCGGGAACTGCGCGGAGAGAAATGTCTGGGGCTGGAGGAGTTCTCTCCAACCAAACAGCAAATCATCTGCAGCCGTTCCTTCGGTAAGCGCATCACTGAATACAATGATATGCACCAGGCCATCTGCACCTACGCCGAACGGGCTGCCGAAAAGCTGAGGCAGGAGAAACAATTTTGTCGCTTTATCAGTGTGTTTATCCGCACCAGTCCTCATGCACAGGATGAAGTTTCCTATGGAAATCAGGCATCCGGTAGGCTGATGACGCCGTCTAACGACACGAGGGACATTATCCGCGTGGCGACAGAAGCACTGAACCAGATTTGGGACAATGGACATCGCTATATGAAGGCGGGTGTGATGTTGAGTGATTTTTTCAGTCAGGGAGTGGCGCAATTAAACCTGTTTGATGAACACCAGCCGCAAGCGAACAGCAGCGCCCTCATGCAGGTCGTGGATCGGCTTAATCGTACGGGTCGCGGTTCAGTCTGGTTTGCCGGTCAGGGTGCGCAAAAAAGCTGGGCAATGAAGCGAGAAATGCTTTCTCCCTGCTACACAACGCGTTATTCAGATCTCCCTGTCGCTAAATAA
- the umuD_2 gene encoding DNA polymerase V UmuD produces MWVPKPAQDYVEDSLDLNKLVVKHPSATYFVRVSGDSMTGAGISHGDLLVVDRSLSAVHGDIVIAAVGGEFTVKELQTYPRLQLMPRNAGYAPVVFGAEEELEIFGVVTFTLKDHRHVRAR; encoded by the coding sequence TTGTGGGTTCCCAAGCCAGCCCAGGACTATGTCGAGGATAGCCTTGATCTGAACAAACTGGTTGTTAAACACCCTAGTGCAACTTATTTTGTTCGAGTCAGTGGTGATTCGATGACAGGCGCTGGCATCAGTCACGGAGACTTGCTGGTTGTAGACCGATCATTATCTGCTGTTCATGGTGATATCGTTATCGCCGCGGTAGGAGGCGAATTCACCGTGAAAGAGCTCCAGACTTATCCACGTCTTCAGCTCATGCCTCGTAATGCAGGCTATGCTCCTGTCGTTTTTGGGGCAGAAGAGGAACTGGAAATTTTCGGCGTCGTCACGTTTACCCTGAAAGACCACAGACATGTTCGCGCTCGTTGA
- the umuC_3 gene encoding DNA-directed DNA polymerase, with amino-acid sequence MKAGIMLSDFFSQGVAQLNLFDEHPPRPDSQALMQTIDKLNVSGRGTIWFAGQGIQKSWAMKREMLSPAYTTRYADLPVAK; translated from the coding sequence ATGAAAGCGGGCATCATGCTGAGTGATTTTTTCAGTCAGGGCGTCGCGCAACTCAATTTGTTTGATGAACACCCGCCGCGACCCGACAGCCAGGCATTGATGCAGACCATTGATAAGCTGAATGTCTCCGGGCGTGGGACAATATGGTTTGCCGGGCAGGGTATTCAAAAAAGCTGGGCGATGAAACGGGAAATGCTCTCTCCGGCCTATACGACGCGATACGCCGATTTGCCCGTGGCGAAATAA
- a CDS encoding alcohol dehydrogenase, which yields MLFSPVNASDLIPMTGAYRHRTPLPAVAGYEGVGVVTEGPPHWLGKRVLPLRGQGTWQNSVDCPMALAVPVRTTSNQRSRLAGTSTRWLPK from the coding sequence ATGCTCTTTTCCCCGGTGAATGCCTCGGATCTGATTCCGATGACGGGCGCCTATCGTCATCGGACGCCGCTGCCGGCGGTGGCAGGTTACGAAGGAGTCGGCGTGGTAACGGAAGGGCCACCACATTGGCTTGGGAAACGCGTGCTGCCGTTACGCGGTCAAGGCACCTGGCAAAACAGTGTGGATTGCCCCATGGCACTGGCGGTTCCCGTGCGGACGACATCGAATCAACGCTCGCGGCTCGCGGGTACATCAACCCGCTGGCTGCCCAAATGA
- a CDS encoding alcohol dehydrogenase, translating into MLTAAGSDCAALLGQWAIKAGADAVYGIHRSPAHTERLQAMGIIPVLQQDTATISAIAAQAERVYDATGGRLADGILDAMPETGIFVCYGLLSGTPFRQQPQVRWFHIRNYLDALSSDQWQAEFCEIWPKLLASHYGDVTLFPLAEWRAALAYYRQAGRPAKPMFAMHDSRVPVLW; encoded by the coding sequence GTGCTGACAGCCGCCGGGTCCGACTGTGCCGCGCTGCTCGGGCAGTGGGCGATCAAGGCGGGTGCTGACGCGGTGTATGGGATTCACCGATCGCCTGCGCATACCGAAAGGTTGCAGGCGATGGGCATCATTCCGGTTTTGCAGCAGGATACGGCGACCATTAGCGCCATTGCTGCGCAGGCAGAGAGGGTGTACGACGCCACGGGGGGAAGGCTGGCGGACGGGATTCTGGACGCAATGCCGGAGACAGGGATTTTTGTCTGCTATGGGTTGCTTTCGGGTACGCCGTTCAGGCAGCAGCCGCAGGTGCGGTGGTTCCATATTCGAAACTATCTGGATGCATTAAGCAGTGATCAATGGCAGGCAGAATTTTGTGAAATTTGGCCGAAGCTGCTGGCGAGTCACTATGGCGACGTGACGCTGTTCCCGCTGGCAGAGTGGCGAGCGGCGCTGGCGTATTATCGCCAGGCTGGACGACCCGCTAAGCCGATGTTCGCGATGCACGACTCACGCGTTCCAGTCCTCTGGTGA
- the tqsA gene encoding AI-2 transport protein tqsA, with the protein MAKPIITLNGLKIVIMLGMLVIILTGIRFAADIIVPFILALFIAVILNPLVQRMVRWRIPRVLAILLLITIIIMAMALLVTYLGTSLNELARTLPQYRSKLVIPLQQMEPWLQRAGIEVSVEELLKYIDPNAAMTLVTALLAQLSSAMTSIFLLLLTVVFMLVEVPQLPVKLQQMMVRPVEGMGAIQRALDSVSRYLVLKTAISIVTGLVAWAMLAVLDVRFAFVWGLLAFALNYIPNIGSVLAAIPPITQVLVFSGFYDALVVLAGYLIINLVFGNILEPRMMGRGLGLSTLVVFLSLIFWGWLLGPVGMLLSVPLTIIVKIGLEQTAGGQTIAVLLSDMSHR; encoded by the coding sequence ATGGCTAAGCCCATCATTACCCTGAACGGATTAAAAATCGTCATTATGCTTGGAATGCTGGTGATCATTCTCACCGGTATCCGTTTCGCCGCCGATATTATCGTGCCTTTCATTTTGGCGCTGTTTATCGCGGTGATCCTCAACCCATTGGTGCAGCGAATGGTCCGCTGGCGCATCCCGCGGGTACTGGCGATCTTGCTGCTCATCACCATTATCATCATGGCGATGGCGCTGCTGGTAACCTATCTCGGAACATCGCTGAACGAGCTGGCCCGAACGCTTCCGCAGTACCGTTCAAAACTGGTGATTCCGTTGCAGCAGATGGAACCCTGGCTGCAGCGTGCGGGTATTGAGGTGTCCGTTGAGGAGCTGCTGAAGTATATCGACCCGAATGCGGCGATGACGCTGGTGACGGCGCTTCTGGCGCAGCTTTCCAGCGCCATGACCTCCATTTTCCTGCTGCTGCTGACCGTTGTGTTTATGCTGGTCGAGGTGCCGCAACTGCCGGTCAAACTGCAGCAGATGATGGTGCGACCGGTTGAGGGCATGGGCGCAATCCAACGCGCACTGGATAGCGTGTCGCGCTATCTGGTACTTAAAACCGCGATCAGCATTGTGACGGGGCTGGTGGCATGGGCCATGCTTGCCGTGCTGGATGTGCGTTTTGCATTTGTGTGGGGCTTGCTGGCCTTCGCACTCAACTATATTCCGAATATCGGCTCTGTGCTGGCCGCCATCCCCCCGATTACTCAGGTACTGGTCTTTAGCGGATTTTACGATGCGTTGGTCGTCCTGGCGGGCTATCTGATTATTAATCTGGTCTTCGGTAACATTCTGGAGCCGAGAATGATGGGACGTGGGCTTGGGCTTTCCACGCTGGTGGTCTTTTTATCACTGATTTTCTGGGGATGGTTGCTCGGTCCGGTGGGCATGTTGCTCTCGGTTCCGCTGACGATTATTGTCAAAATTGGTCTGGAACAGACCGCAGGCGGACAGACGATCGCCGTGTTGCTGAGCGATATGAGTCACCGATAA
- the mdtJ gene encoding Spermidine export protein mdtJ, protein MFYWILLALAIVAEITGTLSMKWASISDDNTGFILMLVMISLSYIFLSFAVKKIALGVAYALWEGIGILLITLFSVMLFDEALSAMKIAGLATLVIGIVLIKSGTRKPTKQQKEQAHATV, encoded by the coding sequence ATGTTTTACTGGATACTATTAGCCCTGGCCATCGTGGCTGAAATTACGGGGACCTTGTCGATGAAATGGGCAAGTATTAGTGATGATAATACTGGCTTTATTTTAATGCTGGTGATGATTTCCCTTTCGTATATTTTCCTGTCGTTCGCGGTAAAAAAAATCGCGCTCGGCGTGGCGTATGCGTTGTGGGAGGGGATCGGTATTCTGTTGATTACGCTGTTTAGCGTAATGTTATTTGATGAAGCCCTGTCAGCGATGAAAATTGCCGGTCTGGCTACGCTTGTTATCGGAATTGTGCTGATTAAATCAGGGACACGCAAACCGACGAAACAGCAAAAGGAGCAGGCCCATGCAACAGTTTGA
- the mdtI gene encoding multidrug efflux system protein MdtI, with the protein MQQFEWIHAAWLALAIVLEIMANVFLKFSDGFRRKGFGLLSIGAVLGAFSALSQAVKGIDLSVAYALWGGFGIAATLAAGWILFGQRLNRKGWIGLILLLAGMVMIKLA; encoded by the coding sequence ATGCAACAGTTTGAATGGATTCATGCGGCCTGGCTGGCGTTGGCCATCGTACTGGAAATTATGGCAAACGTGTTCCTGAAATTCTCTGATGGTTTTCGCCGAAAGGGGTTCGGTTTGCTGTCCATCGGCGCGGTCTTGGGCGCATTTAGCGCACTTTCTCAGGCGGTAAAAGGGATCGATCTCTCGGTCGCCTACGCGCTGTGGGGCGGTTTTGGTATCGCCGCCACGTTGGCGGCTGGCTGGATCTTGTTCGGCCAACGCCTTAATCGTAAAGGCTGGATTGGCCTGATTCTGCTGCTGGCAGGAATGGTGATGATAAAACTGGCCTGA
- the gmr_1 gene encoding periplasmic sensor diguanylate cyclase/phosphodiesterase, which translates to MYNPLSWRNIPSAKTLFVMIFMAGIGLVVSVVALLYLSLHLISSKTNEIDEHRSALSVQGAIQTSTNRVWSLVIDNAVWDDAVREVYPPVLNTDWLYNTWGAGFKINNLYDGTFVLDEHFHVMWGSLQSQPFKETNLDFFGYGLKALIRENAQALQAETKIFAGITRTRQGVAFVGIGLIRPMVGRLQVKNNVRRYLVITRHISPQILSDLGNTFQIENLHFTRDHISEYSTPLKSSAGEILGYLNWQPQQPGAQAARAASNQITQIVILASALILLFILVSSVGLYKLARGENQARRVARTDWLSHLPNRRALIEELERVSLRGDIDVKTVVFIDLDGFKDVNDIYGHDVGDELIILLAKALSEEGAAGRYAGPNGRRRIRDDHWRGRLAGTGPDLCKRRSGVPGCARTHW; encoded by the coding sequence ATGTATAACCCCTTAAGCTGGCGCAATATTCCTTCCGCAAAAACGCTGTTTGTCATGATTTTTATGGCGGGGATCGGTTTGGTCGTTTCCGTGGTCGCGCTGCTTTACCTTTCGCTGCACCTGATCAGCAGTAAAACCAATGAGATAGATGAACACCGCTCTGCGCTGTCTGTTCAGGGGGCGATCCAGACGTCGACGAATCGCGTCTGGTCGTTGGTGATTGATAATGCCGTCTGGGATGACGCCGTGCGGGAAGTTTATCCGCCGGTGTTAAATACCGACTGGCTGTATAACACATGGGGTGCAGGCTTTAAAATCAATAACCTGTACGACGGCACATTCGTGCTCGACGAGCATTTCCATGTCATGTGGGGCTCACTTCAAAGCCAGCCGTTTAAAGAAACCAACCTCGACTTTTTTGGATACGGCCTGAAAGCGTTGATCCGAGAAAATGCGCAGGCATTGCAGGCAGAAACGAAAATTTTTGCCGGGATCACCCGCACGCGTCAAGGTGTCGCCTTTGTCGGGATTGGGCTGATTCGTCCCATGGTGGGGCGCTTGCAGGTGAAAAATAACGTCCGCCGTTATCTGGTGATCACGCGCCATATCAGCCCTCAGATCCTGAGCGATCTGGGAAATACCTTCCAGATAGAAAACCTGCATTTCACCCGGGATCACATCAGCGAATACAGTACTCCGCTAAAAAGTTCGGCAGGTGAAATCCTGGGTTACCTCAACTGGCAGCCACAGCAGCCGGGAGCGCAGGCGGCAAGGGCAGCCTCAAACCAAATCACACAAATCGTTATCCTGGCCTCGGCGCTGATTTTGCTGTTTATTCTGGTGAGCAGCGTGGGGCTATACAAACTCGCACGGGGCGAAAATCAGGCCAGACGCGTAGCGCGTACCGACTGGCTGAGTCATCTGCCGAATCGACGCGCGTTGATCGAAGAGCTGGAACGGGTGAGTTTGCGCGGTGATATTGACGTGAAAACCGTGGTCTTTATCGATCTGGACGGCTTTAAGGATGTGAATGATATTTACGGCCATGACGTGGGCGATGAACTCATTATTCTGCTGGCAAAGGCGCTCAGCGAGGAGGGTGCCGCAGGGCGGTATGCTGGCCCGAATGGGCGGCGACGAATTCGCGATGACCATTGGCGGGGACGACTCGCAGGCACAGGCCCTGACCTTTGCAAACGACGTTCTGGCGTTCCTGGATGCGCCCGTACGCATTGGTGA
- the cph2_1 gene encoding periplasmic sensor diguanylate cyclase/phosphodiesterase, translated as MYHSKITGKGRITQYDAELNSARERQLAIENEIRDGMERDEFDVWYQPIIDARSQKMTSVEALVRWPRRPAGELKPDEFISIAETSGLIYSLGQFVLRRACQDLEPFSDLKLSVNISPAQFRDPEFEEKVAKVIEMTRFPANRLQLEVTETYVLENPERARAAIANLKALGTAVALDDFGTGYSSIGYLRRFNFDTIKIDKSLAGLVDNDEQAIALVSGTVRIASALGMAVVAEGVENEKQMKLLRLAGCDQLQGFWFSQPMPIEAIIELRKVRYC; from the coding sequence ATGTACCACTCCAAAATCACCGGAAAAGGGCGCATCACACAGTATGATGCCGAGCTGAACAGCGCTCGCGAGCGGCAGCTGGCGATAGAAAACGAAATTCGCGACGGCATGGAACGCGATGAATTCGATGTCTGGTATCAGCCGATTATTGATGCGCGCAGCCAGAAAATGACCAGCGTTGAAGCGCTGGTGCGTTGGCCGCGTCGTCCGGCGGGGGAACTGAAACCGGATGAATTTATCAGCATCGCTGAAACCAGCGGGCTGATTTATAGCCTCGGTCAGTTCGTGTTGCGCCGCGCCTGTCAGGATCTGGAGCCCTTCAGCGATCTGAAACTGTCAGTCAATATTTCTCCCGCGCAATTTCGCGATCCCGAGTTTGAAGAAAAGGTCGCGAAAGTCATTGAGATGACCCGTTTCCCGGCAAATCGGCTGCAACTGGAAGTGACCGAAACCTACGTTCTGGAAAATCCTGAACGTGCGCGCGCCGCCATCGCCAATTTAAAAGCGTTAGGAACCGCCGTCGCGCTGGATGATTTTGGAACGGGTTATTCCAGCATTGGCTATTTGCGCCGCTTTAATTTCGATACCATCAAAATAGACAAATCCCTGGCCGGGCTGGTGGATAACGACGAGCAGGCGATCGCGCTGGTCAGCGGAACGGTGCGTATAGCGAGCGCATTGGGCATGGCAGTGGTTGCTGAAGGGGTGGAAAACGAAAAGCAGATGAAACTACTGCGCCTCGCGGGCTGTGACCAACTGCAGGGATTCTGGTTCAGTCAGCCGATGCCCATCGAGGCGATTATTGAATTGCGTAAAGTCAGATACTGCTGA
- the mpr gene encoding peptidase S1 and S6, chymotrypsin/Hap, giving the protein MRKIVVCLLGTFCLFSGFSHADDGDDDAVNAKEIKTLFFGHDDRTRVADPTESPWDAIGQLETASGNLCTATLISPHLALTAGHCLLIPPKGKPDNVVALRFVSKKGVWRYDIHGVEGRVEPSLGKRLKPDGDGWIVPPSAAEWDFGLVVLRYPPSGITPLPLFDGDKAALTEALKAADRKVTQSGYPVDHLDSLYTHTDCIVTGWAQTSVLSHQCDTLPGDSGSPLMLKTDKGWQLIGVQSSAPAAKDRWRADNRALSVTGFRDKLEALSQE; this is encoded by the coding sequence ATGCGGAAAATAGTTGTGTGCTTACTGGGAACGTTCTGCCTCTTTTCTGGTTTTAGCCATGCGGATGACGGCGACGATGACGCTGTGAACGCGAAAGAGATCAAAACGCTTTTTTTTGGTCATGATGACCGTACGCGTGTCGCCGATCCGACTGAATCACCCTGGGATGCCATTGGGCAACTGGAAACCGCGAGCGGTAACTTATGCACCGCGACCTTGATCTCTCCTCATCTGGCGCTGACCGCCGGACACTGTCTGCTTATTCCGCCGAAAGGCAAACCGGATAACGTCGTTGCGCTGCGTTTTGTCTCCAAAAAAGGCGTCTGGCGTTATGACATTCATGGCGTGGAAGGTCGCGTCGAACCGTCGCTGGGTAAACGCTTAAAGCCCGACGGCGATGGCTGGATTGTTCCCCCGTCAGCCGCGGAGTGGGATTTTGGTTTAGTGGTGCTGCGCTATCCGCCGTCAGGTATCACGCCGCTGCCGTTATTTGACGGCGATAAAGCCGCATTGACCGAGGCGCTCAAAGCCGCCGATCGCAAAGTCACCCAGTCCGGCTATCCGGTCGATCATCTGGATTCACTCTATACGCACACCGATTGCATCGTCACCGGTTGGGCGCAAACCAGCGTGCTATCGCATCAATGCGATACGCTGCCGGGCGACAGCGGTTCACCGTTGATGTTGAAAACGGATAAAGGCTGGCAATTGATTGGCGTGCAAAGTTCTGCTCCGGCAGCCAAAGATCGCTGGCGCGCGGATAATCGTGCGTTATCGGTGACCGGTTTTCGCGACAAACTGGAAGCGTTGTCGCAGGAATAA
- a CDS encoding acid shock repeat-containing protein: MKKVLALVVAAAMGLSSAAFAAETTASAAPATATATTMKAAPAKTVHHKKHKKAVEQKAQAAKKHHKKAVKKQEAAPATTTAPVEQKAQAAKKHHKAAAKPAVAQKAQAAKKHHKKSSETRSG, translated from the coding sequence ATGAAAAAAGTATTAGCTCTGGTTGTTGCCGCTGCTATGGGTCTGTCTTCTGCTGCGTTTGCTGCTGAAACTACAGCGTCCGCTGCACCTGCTACCGCAACAGCGACCACCATGAAAGCGGCGCCAGCGAAAACTGTGCACCACAAAAAACACAAAAAAGCGGTTGAGCAGAAAGCTCAGGCTGCTAAAAAACACCACAAAAAAGCAGTGAAAAAACAAGAAGCCGCTCCTGCAACGACCACTGCTCCCGTTGAGCAGAAAGCCCAGGCTGCGAAAAAACACCACAAAGCTGCTGCTAAACCTGCCGTAGCGCAGAAAGCGCAAGCCGCTAAAAAACATCATAAAAAAAGCAGTGAAACACGAAGCGGCTAA